One Colius striatus isolate bColStr4 chromosome 7, bColStr4.1.hap1, whole genome shotgun sequence DNA segment encodes these proteins:
- the LOC104552066 gene encoding uncharacterized protein C11orf24, with protein MWTTIVFFLLISFCLCEYRLSVLKGKGIHVVQIKRLTSEKQCRQACQGPGASGSHRCNWSVPYQNCCILLQCHQLSVCQNTGEQGVKDLLGEIVIGKRGTVLFHYQSHPRKKERIVDTWVDQNNVENQFSSTAWIHKIHLRRLLESEDVTTNARKTIASHATTVTANVTNATGLSTTPETTAKVSNSTEGSDRPAEAVSFTAFSATSGNIPASTSSRVAKLVTTTEKSGTSTTEKLGTSTTEKLGTSTTEKSGTSTSVSVLSPTSTPLMVIPQAGTQVVHTKQFTLAVTSIPHSVSPTTAEADPQTLSTLTTLVSHDAETSSARATVLAPSENSQPVNPLPTKPLHPEPEATTATTFLSKSTSLLGSTRGAMVLTTAPTAETTAQYGIEPTPHIFSTTMTPEDMPKTTVSGLSETRDVDNEYLLIAAEPLTQYLVDKSSLLAVLLVGMVFFITVVVLLLMQAYESYKKKDYTQVDYLINGMYADSEM; from the exons ATGTGGACTACCATTGTATTCTTCCTGctgatttccttctgtttatgTGAATACAGACTTTCTGTCCTGAAAGGGAAAGGAATCCATGTGGTGCAAATAAAAAGGCTTACAAGTGAAAAGCAGTGCAGGCAGGCTTGTCAAGGCCCGGGTGCTTCAG GTAGCCATCGCTGTAATTGGTCTGTGCCCTACCAGAATTGCTGCATCCTCTTGCAGTGTCACCAGCTGAGCGTGTGTCAGAATACTGGAGAGCAAGGTGtcaaagatctgcttggag AAATTGTCATTGGGAAAAGGGGAACGGTCCTGTTTCACTACCAAAGCCATCCACGGAAAAAGGAGAGGATAGTGGATACCTGGGTTGATCAAAACAATGTGGAAAACCAGTTTTCCTCAACTGCTTGGATTCACAAGATTCACTTGAGACGCTTGCTTGAGAGTGAAGATGTAACAAcaaatgcaagaaaaacaaTTGCAAGTCATGCCACCACTGTAACAGCAAATGTGACAAATGCAACTGGTCTCAGTACAACTCCTGAAACAACTGCCAAAGTCTCAAACAGCACTGAAGGTTCTGATCGCCCTGCTGAAGCTGTGTCATTCACTGCCTTTTCTGCCACTTCTGGTAACATCCCTGCTTCCACTTCCAGCCGTGTTGCCAAGCTTGTGACCACCACTGAAAAATCAGGAACTAGTACCACTGAAAAATTAGGAACTAGTACCACTGAAAAATTAGGAACTAGTACCACTGAAAAATCAGGAACTAGTACCTCTGTCTCAGTATTGTCCCCTACTTCCACTCCCCTCATGGTCATTCCTCAAGCAGGGACTCAAGTGGTTCACACAAAGCAGTTTACACTGGCCGTCACCAGCATTCCCCACTCTGTTAGCCCCACCACTGCTGAAGCTGACCCACAGACACTGAGCACATTGACCACCCTCGTCTCACATGATGCAGAAACATCTTCTGCTCGTGCCACGGTACTCGCCCCCTCAGAGAATTCCCAGCCTGTGAACCCACTGCCTACTAAACCTTTGCATCCAGAGCCAGAAGCAACTACAGCCACAACATTCCTTAGTAAATCTACTTCTCTTCTGGGCTCTACAAGAGGTGCCATGGTTTTAACTACTGCACCTACAGCAGAAACTACAGCTCAATATGGGATAGAGCCAACACCTCACATTTTTTCAACAACCATGACTCCAGAAGATATGCCCAAAACAACAGTTTCAGGCCTTTCAGAAACTCGTGACGTGGACAATGAGTATCTTCTCATTGCTGCTGAGCCCCTGACTCAATACTTAGTGGATAAAAGTTCACTTCTTGCAGTGCTTTTAGTTGGCATGGTTTTTTTCATAACTGTTGTAGTTCTTCTCCTTATGCAGGCCTACGAGAGCTACAAGAAGAAGGATTACACCCAAGTGGATTACCTGATCAATGGAATGTATGCGGACTCAGAGATGTGA